Proteins encoded by one window of Zerene cesonia ecotype Mississippi chromosome 6, Zerene_cesonia_1.1, whole genome shotgun sequence:
- the LOC119840416 gene encoding retinal dehydrogenase 1-like, producing the protein MAPEIRYTKLFINNEWVDSISGKTFDTYNPHDGSVIAKVSEGDKADIDLAVAAAKKAFARNSEWRLMDARQRGKILNRFADLVQEEASYLAELESYNNGMLLQLSSRLTSNAVDGIRYTASLADKIEGSTIPADGDVFCYTLKQPVGVCGLILPWNVPILMFLNKVVTALAAGCTTVVKPAEQTPLTALYLASLLQKAGVPAGVVNIVNGYGETAGVALTHHPDVAKISFTGSLEVGKLIQQAAGANNLKRITLELGGKSPLVIMNDADLATAIRFAALGVFTHQGQICIAASRLFVQSGIYDQFVKGAVEVAKTLKIGNPFDSQSQHGPQIDEGMMKKVLGYIEKGKQEGAKLLVGGKQAGSKGYYIEPTVFADVQDDMTIAKEEIFGPVQSILKFETLDEVIDRANATNYGLAAGIFTTNVNNAIQFANNVEAGVVWVNNYMGGGGQAPFGGFKESGIGREGGKHGVDEYLEVKTVTISVPKKVSN; encoded by the exons ATGGCACCTGAAATCCGTTATACTAAG CTTTTCATCAACAACGAGTGGGTGGACTCGATAAGCGGCAAAACCTTCGACACCTATAACCCTCACGATGGTTCCGTTATAGCTAAAGTATCCGAGGGTGATAAg gCGGACATCGACCTAGCAGTAGCCGCTGCAAAGAAAGCCTTCGCCAGAAATTCAGAATGGCGCCTTATGGACGCGCGGCAACGTGGAAAGATCCTGAATAGATTTGCAGATCTGGTTCAGGAAGAGGCCAGTTATCTTGCAGAACTAGAGAGCTACAACAATGGCATGTTGTTGCAATTAAGTAGCAGACTAACAAGCAATGCGGTAGATGGAATCAGATATACTGCAAGTTTAGCGGACAAAATTGAAGGCAGCACAATCCCGGCTG atGGAGATGTATTTTGCTACACCCTGAAGCAACCCGTGGGAGTATGTGGTCTCATCTTACCCTGGAATGTACCAATCCTCATGTTCCTCAATAAAGTCGTAACTGCGTTAGCTGCAG GTTGTACAACAGTCGTAAAGCCAGCTGAACAAACGCCCCTCACCGCCCTGTATCTGGCATCGCTTCTCCAGAAAGCGGGAGTGCCTGCTGGTGTGGTGAACATCGTCAATGGCTACGGGGAGACCGCTGGAGTTGCCCTAACCCACCACCCTGATGTCGCCAAGATTTCCTTCACTGGCTCGCTTGAA GTTGGCAAGTTGATCCAACAAGCTGCTGGTGCCAATAATTTGAAACGAATCACTCTGGAGTTGGGAGGGAAAAGCCCGCTTGTCATCATGAATGACGCTGACT TGGCCACAGCCATTCGATTCGCAGCACTTGGTGTGTTCACACATCAGGGTCAAATATGTATCGCAGCATCCCGTCTCTTCGTGCAGTCTGGTATCTATGACCAGTTCGTGAAGGGCGCCGTTGAAGTTGCTAAGACCTTGAAAATCGGAAATCCCTTCGACTCTCAATCTCAGCATGGACCTCAG ATTGACGAGGGTATGATGAAGAAGGTGCTAGGTTACATTGAGAAGGGCAAGCAGGAGGGAGCCAAACTCCTGGTCGGCGGTAAGCAGGCTGGCAGCAAGGGTTACTACATCGAACCTACTGTCTTTGCTGACGTCCAAGATGACATGACCATTGCTAAAGAGGAA ATCTTCGGCCCAGTGCAAAGCATCCTGAAGTTTGAAACATTGGATGAGGTGATTGACCGCGCGAACGCAACCAACTATGGTCTCGCAGCTGGTATCTTCACCACCAACGTGAACAACGCCATTCAGTTCGCTAATAATGTTGAAGCTGGTGTTGTTTG ggttaataattatatgggGGGAGGTGGGCAAGCGCCTTTCGGTGGTTTCAAGGAATCTGGAATTGGACGCGAAGG AGGAAAACACGGTGTAGATGAATACCTTGAAGTGAAGACTGTGACAATTTCTGTACCAAAGAAAGTTTCAAACTAG
- the LOC119840571 gene encoding retinal dehydrogenase 1-like → MAPEIRYTKLFINNEWVDSISGKTFDTYNPADGSVIAKVSEGDKADIDLAVAAAKKAFARNSEWRLMDARQRGKILNRFADLVEKEASYLAELESYNNGMLLHLSSRLTSNAADEIRYTASLADKIEGSTIPADGDVFCYTLKQPVGVCGLILPWNVPILMFLNKVVTALAAGCTTVIKPAEQTPLTALYLASLLQKAGVPAGVVNIVNGYGETAGVALTHHPDVAKISFTGSLEVGKLIQQAAGANNLKRVTLELGGKSPLVIMNDANLATAIRFAAHAVFTHQGQVCIAASRLYVQSGIYDQFVKGAVEVAKTLKIGNPFDSQSQHGPQIDEGMMKKVLGYIEKGKQEGAKLLVGGKQAGSKGYYIEPTVFADVQDDMTIAKEEIFGPVQSILKFETLDEVIDRANATNYGLAAGIFTTNMNTAIQFANNVEAGVIWVNTYMARSGQSPFGGFKESGIGREGGKHGVDEYLEVKTVTISVPKKVSN, encoded by the exons ATGGCACCTGAAATCCGTTATACTAAG CTTTTCATCAACAACGAGTGGGTGGACTCGATAAGCGGCAAAACCTTCGACACCTATAACCCTGCCGATGGTTCCGTTATAGCTAAAGTATCTGAGGGTGATAAg GCGGACATCGACCTAGCAGTAGCCGCTGCAAAGAAAGCCTTCGCCAGAAATTCAGAATGGCGCCTTATGGACGCGCGGCAACGTGGAAAGATTCTGAACAGATTCGCAGATCTGGTTGAGAAAGAGGCCAGTTATCTTGCAGAACTAGAGAGCTACAACAATGGCATGTTGTTGCATTTAAGTAGCAGACTAACAAGCAATGCGGCAGATGAAATCAGATATACTGCAAGTTTAGCGGACAAAATTGAAGGCAGCACAATCCCGGCTG atGGAGATGTATTTTGCTACACCCTGAAGCAACCCGTGGGAGTATGTGGTCTCATCTTACCCTGGAATGTACCAATCCTCATGTTCCTCAATAAAGTCGTAACTGCTTTGGCTGCAG GTTGTACAACAGTCATAAAGCCAGCTGAACAAACGCCCCTCACCGCCCTGTATCTGGCATCGCTCCTCCAGAAAGCGGGAGTGCCTGCTGGTGTGGTGAACATCGTCAATGGCTACGGGGAGACCGCTGGAGTCGCTCTGACCCACCATCCTGATGTCGCCAAGATTTCCTTCACTGGCTCGCTTGAA GTTGGCAAGTTGATCCAACAAGCTGCTGGCGCCAATAACTTGAAACGAGTCACTCTGGAGTTGGGAGGAAAAAGCCCGCTAGTCATCATGAATGACGCTAACT TGGCCACAGCCATTCGATTCGCAGCACATGCTGTGTTTACACATCAGGGTCAAGTATGTATCGCAGCATCCCGTCTCTACGTGCAGTCTGGTATCTATGACCAGTTCGTGAAGGGTGCCGTTGAAGTTGCTAAGACCTTGAAGATCGGAAATCCCTTCGACTCTCAATCTCAGCATGGACCTCAG atTGACGAGGGTATGATGAAGAAGGTGTTAGGTTACATTGAGAAGGGCAAGCAGGAGGGAGCCAAACTCCTGGTCGGCGGTAAGCAGGCTGGTAGCAAGGGTTACTACATCGAACCTACTGTCTTTGCTGACGTCCAAGATGACATGACCATCGCTAAAGAGGAA ATCTTCGGTCCAGTGCAGAGCATCCTGAAGTTCGAAACATTGGATGAGGTGATTGACCGCGCGAACGCAACCAACTATGGTCTCGCAGCCGGTATCTTCACCACCAACATGAACACCGCCATTCAGTTCGCTAATAATGTTGAAGCTGGTGTTATTTG GGTTAACACTTACATGGCGAGAAGTGGTCAATCACCTTTCGGTGGTTTCAAGGAATCTGGAATTGGACGTGAAGG AGGAAAACACGGTGTAGATGAATACCTTGAAGTGAAGACTGTGACAATTTCTGTACCAAAGAAAGTTTCAAACTAG